ACAGGGGCTTTTTATATGAGATTCATGGAAAATTTATGAAGCTGATAGCTATGAGAGAAAATGTTTCCCAGATTTCAAGAGCCTGAACATTTTAAGTACAAACATTGATGTTCATGCCATAAACAAAAGATTCTGAAGCAAAGAGATAAAGAGCTAGCCAGGCAAACTACTCCATCCACTCTTTCCCCCtacaagaaactagaaaaaatttcCCCACACTGATACATAGGTGCCAGTCTCCTGCCACTTTCCCATCTTCATGCCCAGTTGCAGGTGGAGGGGAGAACGTGCGCCCCACTGCCTCGCTGGGGTCCGGAAGAAAGCAGCAGTGAGAAGTGCTCTGACTCAGTGGGACGGTACACCAAAGGAGAAAATGTGGTGTGCCATATCTGGGCAGGAGAGGGGTAAAGGAACCTCTGAATGGCGTGGAAACCAGAATATGGAAGCTCCAGTGTCCCCAAGAATCATTGGAGATGGATGACAGATAATCAGTGACCCAAAAGAAGTCAGAACAAGGAAAGTGTAAAGTGATCAGCATGGCCCCGATGCCCAGGGGCTCTGTGGATGGCCGTTGCCAATACTGTGGACCTTCCATACACATTTCTTACTTTGTATCTCTAGTGGCTAGCACAGTGGCCAATACGTGTTCACTTTGTAAAATAATGTAGCCAGGGAGATGGATCAATAAAGAGTTACCAGGGAACATGGTACCATTTTCCTTAACTCTCCACAGAAACCCCAAGAaccattaataataaaataactctCCAACTCATAGAAAGAGAgtaggtcagtggttgccaggggtgggggataaGGGGAATGGGAGATGGACAAAGGGTGCAAACTATTAGTTATAAAGTAAATGAGTTCTGGGGAtttaatgtacagcatagtgctatgttatgtatttgaaatttgctaagagagttcATCTTACATGTTttactacagaaaaaaatgtaacactCGAGGGGATGGAGGTGTAGCCTAACTTTagtgtggtaatcatttcacaatatattatGTATCAAATCACCACATTGTGTGCTTCACTCACCATGTCATTCATCAATTACATCTCgataaagctggaaaaaactaAAGTCACCAAGCTCATACACACAAAATAATAGCTCTAATGAAATAATTCTAACACTAGTGCTCTGATGAGAAAGTATGAAAAAATTGACAGGTATATAGAGCTTAAAATTTGGGGGGCTACAAGGTCTGTGAGTACAATCTGAGATGAACACAAAGTGTTTTGTAATCATTAATAGTTTATTATAATAGTACttgatatattaatttttctcctaaaattttaTAGAGTCAATATATCATAAAAACATGAACAATTGccttacaaatataaatatcagGCCAACCTCATCTAGATTTAGCAAGTGCTTAATAAACATAGATACTAGATCCTTACCcccatcttccccaccccacctcagcctggACAGCGCCTCCCACACTCTCATGTTGGGGgtatattttctgtgtttttatccACAGGGGACAGAGGCCCCTTTCACCAACAAAGCGCCCAGGGAGTGGCACTGCATCACAGCGACTGCATGGTGGTCGCGAACAGTGTGGACCAAGGGCTCCTTGATTGTCCTCAATTCATTTTCAGGGGGTTGGGACACTGAAACAGCTGAGGACTATGTTAGGATTCAGAAGCGCCCCAGAAAGTTAACACATCTAATACAAAGCTTTGAGAATTCCGTGCAGACCTCATTAAGAGTCCTGTGAAGTGGGGAGAATCAGGGACCACACAGGCCTTGTTGCAGAGTGCGGGGTGAGGAGCGGCACTGCTACAGCTTCTTCACCTAAGTTGATGGGCAGCTCTCAGGTCACGTGCATAGCGGATGATGGGGGTGACGCAGGTGCAGCCAACAGTCACCCTCACCTTCTCCAGCCGGAAGGAGCGAGAGCAGCCCTGGGGCTCCCTCCGGAGGACCAGGAACTCTTGCTCGATCGGGACGGAGTTCATGGAGCTGTCTTCCTTCCCCTCAGCATTGATGCAGCCGGAGTATCTGCACTGGGCCTCTGCAATCTCAGAGGGGAACCGGTGAGGGTCCCACGTGATGCTGCAGGAAGAGCAGGTAAAAGCCGGTAGTAAGACAGGATGGGGAAGATGGGCAAAGGATGAGAGCCCTGCAGCACTGGGCAGTCACCTGCAGGGAAGTGGTTCTGAGTAGCCCAGGGCTGCAGCAGGGACTCCGGAACAGACAGCCTGTACTCATACACAGCCCTCTGGCAGGTGCTTAACTCCCTacgtctcagtttcctcaactataaaatggagATTCTCACATATCTCTCACGGAATTGTTGAGATCATTCCGTGATACAAATGCGTATCCAATGCCATACTGTGAAATgttggcattcaataaatgttagatcTTTTAGTTCAGTTTTTAcaatgttattattataattattattcatCCTTTGCTTAGAGACTGAAATCACCAGTAGGCCTCCCAACATATACTCTACAAAGTCTGCTGCTTGGAAAAGAAAGCCAAAGCCCCAGAGGTTTGTAAATCCAGTGCCTTCTCTCAATTTCTCCCTCAATAGCCTCCTTTGCCCGGAGGCATACAGGCAGTGAAGCCAACTCAGCCAGCTTGCCACCGCATACACTCCCTTCACGTGGGAAGCAGTACAGACAGCCCAGAAGCATTTCTAATTATCCCTGCAATCTGTTTTTACACCTATATTGGGAGGATTTAGATGAACTTGACATTTTAGGAACCTACACCTAAGACGAAGTCACAAGACTCTACCCTGAACCTTCCCACC
The Desmodus rotundus isolate HL8 chromosome 11, HLdesRot8A.1, whole genome shotgun sequence genome window above contains:
- the IL17F gene encoding interleukin-17F, translated to MTLLCNMAVVKCLLLLMLGLTLLREGAAQKSVKAGDTALCPPLEDNSVRVDIRILRQNQVASISHGFQNRSSSPWDYNITWDPHRFPSEIAEAQCRYSGCINAEGKEDSSMNSVPIEQEFLVLRREPQGCSRSFRLEKVRVTVGCTCVTPIIRYARDLRAAHQLR